From Phaeodactylum tricornutum CCAP 1055/1 chromosome 23, whole genome shotgun sequence, one genomic window encodes:
- a CDS encoding predicted protein, with translation MMVSGSTFLSIFVAFAAKDCFGSNHCRSPALWSVDAFITSNRMVPLNSQPAAKSMLKELYLASRKLESSDTPLDDLNIAIIGAGPSGLLLAHKVARLGAKVKIFEARSRPQPDSLEQGRAYALGVGIRGRTAIQAVDDGLWNVVEQAGFGSQRFQLHAGPLKMTLRDEQDNVQKSVLLYQTDLCRVLAEELESCYNETHVTLAYSSNVVGVDLDTKQVKIRGLDSIEKETHFDLIVGCDGVNSIVRQELVDFCPAFKSARTALPGVFKVVQLSAMPPALDPTAVALILPKAGGVTAFVEPTINNTCCILFAGRNETDPLLISKDETELFETMQSRFPILKGANFKSVAIQMAAIEKPSQASSIVCNMYHFNGTVALLGDAAHATGGVSGQGVNSALCDSVALGESLRDNFEHWNKEQSLQNALLDYSRKQVPEGRALYDLSFGPTPQGVLQRVKLMLKNALDFIFQGRFGIGDVPLQTLLTTSTRSFADIRRDREAIYCEPFPTQEEWNNKLIGKQ, from the coding sequence ATGATGGTTTCAGGATCGACCTTTCTATCAATATTTGTTGCATTTGCTGCGAAAGATTGTTTCGGCAGCAACCACTGTCGTTCTCCGGCTTTATGGAGTGTCGATGCGTTCATCACATCGAATCGCATGGTCCCACTAAATTCCCAACCCGCAGCCAAGTCCATGCTCAAGGAACTTTACTTAGCTTCAAGAAAGCTAGAGTCTTCCGACACACCTCTAGATGATTTAAACATAGCAATTATTGGGGCAGGACCTTCCGGCTTACTGCTGGCGCACAAGGTTGCTAGATTGGGAGCCAAGGTAAAAATTTTCGAAGCCCGCTCTCGTCCTCAACCCGACAGCCTAGAGCAAGGTCGAGCATACGCTCTGGGGGTGGGCATACGGGGGCGTACGGCCATCCAAGCCGTTGACGACGGTCTCTGGAACGTTGTGGAACAAGCCGGTTTTGGAAGTCAACGATTTCAACTTCATGCCGGGCCACTAAAAATGACTTTGCGTGACGAACAAGACAATGTGCAGAAGTCTGTTCTTCTGTACCAGACCGATTTGTGTCGAGTTTTGGCCGAAGAACTGGAATCTTGCTACAATGAGACGCATGTTACGTTGGCTTACAGCAGCAACGTAGTTGGCGTAGACTTAGACACCAAACAAGTAAAGATTCGTGGACTTGATTCCATAGAAAAGGAGACACATTTTGACCTGATTGTTGGATGTGACGGAGTAAACTCCATTGTACGTCAAGAGCTTGTCGACTTCTGTCCTGCTTTCAAGTCAGCCCGCACCGCGCTCCCTGGTGTTTTCAAAGTGGTACAACTCTCTGCCATGCCGCCTGCTTTGGATCCCACAGCAGTTGCTTTGATATTACCAAAAGCTGGTGGAGTAACAGCCTTTGTAGAGCCGACAATCAACAACACGTGCTGCATTCTTTTTGCTGGACGAAATGAAACAGACCCCCTCCTTATTTCCAAAGATGAAACAGAGCTATTCGAAACCATGCAATCCCGCTTTCCGATTTTAAAAGGCGCCAACTTCAAGTCTGTAGCAATTCAAATGGCTGCAATCGAAAAACCATCCCAGGCGTCGAGTATTGTTTGCAATATGTATCACTTCAATGGTACAGTAGCCTTGCTTGGGGATGCTGCACATGCTACAGGAGGTGTTTCTGGACAAGGAGTGAACTCGGCTCTGTGCGATTCTGTTGCCTTGGGTGAAAGTCTGCGAGACAATTTTGAGCATTGGAACAAGGAGCAGTCCTTGCAAAATGCGCTTTTGGACTATTCTCGAAAGCAAGTTCCAGAAGGCAGGGCTTTGTATGATCTGTCCTTTGGGCCAACCCCACAAGGAGTTCTCCAGCGCGTAAAATTAATGTTGAAGAATGCACTTGATTTTATTTTTCAAGGACGTTTCGGTATTGGCGACGTTCCGTTGCAAACACTCCTAACAACATCAACCAGATCATTTGCAGATATCCGCCGCGACAGAGAGGCGATCTACTGCGAGCCGTTTCCGACTCAAGAAGAGTGGAACAACAAGCTCATTGGTAAACAATGA
- a CDS encoding predicted protein — MPSSPPTGVDDHTGQALPRRRRRRRRRRRRRTVFYTSSNTPYRILLLCGLVACVHHGLVSQWVGTHAWVAVHTVLHPRRYGVPYGRDWSGQCTAHPPGQFPPPILADDEDPDHASLASSRSNTNQNESAGWKETQRKVEQQQQQIDLLLQLVQQQQSQQSQPSQQYSPRAPAPVSSHEVTATRAPERDPEALSPSTNGNYSRSVPSTDSIAPATANTGVVPLKAMLFIDGTWLYYSIYERTEARCPIIQRYGRGWQNRYDFHWAALPRILCESLRDPGWSTNTAAPAHTTTHESATKNARPMEIVRASVFTSYKADTPTSSFRYQMFQDMQAANYDVHMMETVGRGEKCVDIQLAVEMMHYATVPNAYDVALLLTGDKDFMPAMIRTRQKARKVGLVSMKTGCNRALYETPGLKDYDVVWLEDHLDELIVPKRGKVNGSNHVEAVVSVFTLMKILYDFVTESGLERVTSRDIGRYLKILKLGSRSVLEELKLSYGGLRQFLTMSGVFVIETRDDHYQKEDPSDKAYWVRVRLPEATVALTERARSTRLSAAEKDFLETYSLTILQDKATAYYHSLLLLDTLPDAPSVSRDAANALRADGVELPDDLTRDYSLCKVAELKDCCRARGLPIGGTKAVLVDRIRSDVEQEIARLQTAAHSSPRKYQHLNMPHLLSDPSEETGTTVSDETDTYLKELVFEYLRASHGQASSRNVGRYLASNKSSTGEYKKGRQSALHELKAHYGGLASFVGHHDKLFERQDTLGSDNDPASTYEFGVGLRKGA; from the coding sequence atgccgtcgtcgccgcccACGGGGGTGGACGACCACACTGGGCAAGCCTTGCcccgtcgtcgacgacgacgacgacgacgacgacgacgccggACCGTTTTCTACACGAGTAGTAATACTCCCTACCGTATCCTCCTACTCTGTGGACTAGTGGCATGCGTACACCACGGACTAGTGTCCCAGTGGGTGGGCACCCACGCGTGGGTCGCGGTCCATACGGTCCTCCACCCACGACGGTACGGGGTACCGTACGGACGCGACTGGTCAGGGCAGTGCACGGCACATCCCCCCGGACAATTCCCTCCACCAATATTggcggacgacgaagacccCGACCATGCCTCActcgcgtcgtcgcgatcCAACACCAACCAGAACGAAAGTGCTGGATGGAAAGAAACCCAAAGAAAAGTcgaacagcaacagcaacagatTGATCTCTTGCTCCAACTtgtgcagcaacaacaatcacAACAATCACAGCCATCACAACAATACTCCCCCCGTGCACCCGCACCCGTTTCCAGCCACGAGGTCACCGCAACCCGGGCACCAGAGCGAGACCCAGAGGCGCTTTCCCCGTCGACCAACGGCAACTATTCCAGATCCGTTCCGTCGACGGACAGCATCGCACCGGCTACTGCCAACACGGGTGTCGTGCCTCTCAAAGCCATGCTCTTTATTGACGGAACGTGGTTGTACTACAGTATCTACGAACGCACCGAAGCCCGCTGTCCCATTATCCAACGCTACGGTCGTGGTTGGCAGAATCGGTACGATTTCCATTGGGCCGCCCTGCCACGGATTCTCTGCGAAAGCTTGCGGGATCCCGGATGGAGTACCAACACGGCCGCTCCCGCACACACGACAACCCACGAGTCTGCCACCAAAAACGCCCGTCCCATGGAAATTGTCCGCGCCAGCGTCTTTACGTCCTACAAGGCCGACACACCCACGTCCTCCTTTCGGTACCAAATGTTTCAAGACATGCAGGCCGCCAATTACGACGTCCACATGATGGAAACGGTCGGCCGCGGCGAAAAATGCGTCGACATACAGTTGGCCGTGGAAATGATGCACTACGCCACCGTACCCAACGCCTACGACGTCGCCTTGTTGCTCACGGGCGACAAGGATTTCATGCCCGCCATGATCCGGACCCGCCAAAAAGCCCGCAAAGTCGGTCTCGTATCCATGAAAACCGGCTGCAATCGGGCTCTGTACGAAACACCCGGATTGAAGGATTACGACGTCGTGTGGCTGGAAGACCATTTGGACGAACTCATCGTACCGAAACGGGGAAAAGTTAACGGCTCCAACCATGTGGAAGCAGTGGTTTCCGTCTTTACGCTCATGAAAATTTTGTACGATTTTGTCACCGAATCGGGCCTGGAACGAGTGACGAGCCGGGATATCGGACGGTATCTCAAGATTTTGAAACTTGGGTCGCGGTCGGTTTTAGAGGAATTGAAATTGTCCTACGGTGGACTCCGACAATTTTTGACCATGTCGGGTGTCTTTGTCATTGAAACAAGGGACGATCATTACCAAAAGGAAGATCCTAGTGACAAGGCGTACTGGGTACGAGTACGACTACCCGAAGCCACGGTCGCATTGACCGAACGGGCACGGAGTACTCGTTTGAGTGCTGCCGAAAAAGACTTTCTCGAAACGTACTCGCTGACTATTCTTCAAGACAAGGCCACAGCCTATTATCACTCTTTGCTGCTTTTGGATACTCTGCCCGATGCACCCAGTGTCTCCCGAGATGCGGCCAACGCTTTGCGTGCAGACGGTGTGGAGCTGCCGGACGATCTGACTCGCGATTATAGCCTTTGCAAGGTTGCCGAGCTCAAAGACTGTTGTCGTGCTCGTGGTTTACCAATTGGTGGAACCAAAGCAGTGCTAGTGGACCGTATTCGAAGTGATGTTGAGCAAGAAATTGCACGCTTACAAACAGCAGCGCACTCATCACCCCGTAAGTACCAGCATTTGAATATGCCTCACTTATTGTCCGACCCCAGTGAAGAAACGGGCACTACTGTCTCCGATGAGACGGATACCTATCTTAAGGAACTCGTCTTTGAGTATCTGAGAGCCAGTCACGGCCAGGCTAGTTCTCGTAACGTTGGACGGTATCTCGCCAGTAACAAGTCTTCGACTGGAGAATACAAGAAAGGTCGGCAGTCGGCACTACACGAGCTGAAAGCACACTACGGAGGCCTGGCGAGTTTTGTAGGCCACCACGATAAGCTTTTTGAACGACAGGATACGTTAGGATCAGACAACGATCCAGCCTCAACCTATGAATTTGGGGTCGGACTTCGAAAAGGAGCATGA
- a CDS encoding predicted protein encodes MGMDRRSIADLTVRFRLHRVPMLVVGNEHGPPPPPLPTGGVGHSGWVDRRKKNVCADPGKHPLHYMIKTQHNKNTIAYIPLCGGNIGIDIMRTFALLSIRSAHGRMLWRGTVLLTVMILLHRPEPTHAWTTTTTTTTTRWLLSSPTTSWTSTTTRPTAAETRTATTGTITTRRHLSSSTLPDAKLPNDTVSPDPTRPETDESSRRQQLVFNQGLNDLAESCSNPKVQVVTKAQACQDRYTEAVQSHTHPTDLISFNTVLKAWTKAGACLAEHAQHGHMLDANVPVYTPRDCAQRAQDLLQARVAQQQDVDTMSYNSVMDGWAKSRAVEAPLRVEELLAQLQQGSRHGLYPDTLSYNALVDAYAYSNKPERMDRLEQIWQDMQRMDQQQTDSDDAASVPRVRPTVRSINSILHAYARQVPEDATYAPKALQILVDMKRQHEKVPDPAVQPDVMTYTTVMDAFARVGNVQAAEQADQLFSELQSLYESTKNDRFRPSVYTYVTLLIAWSRSHAPQATTRASEILEALLADPHVTPNARAFTAVIATWGRSRDVRKAPKAVQILQRMKALATTNPEVAPSLYSYNSAMDCCARVRGDSVQNTAALKMAFAIFQSLNADTAVQANHVTFGILLKNAGALLPAGDERNKIAIAVLKKAMAAGQVDPSVLINFQKAADASVVSVTLEPLAAGQGHLDFNKIPAAWNKHVQK; translated from the exons ATGGGGATGGATCGGCGAAG CATAGCGGACCTGACTGTGCGCTTTCGACTCCACAGAGTGCCCATGTTAGTAGTAGGCAACGAACACGgaccccccccccctcccCTACCGACGGGTGGGGTTGGGCACAGTGGATGGGTGGACCGACGAAAAAAAAACGTATGCGCGGACCCCGGGAAGCACCCTCTTCATTACATGA ttaaaacacaacacaacaaaaacacTATTGCCTATATTCCTCTGTGTGGTGGTAACATTGGTATTGACATCATGCGGACGTTCGCCTTACTGTCCATTCGATCCGCACACGGCCGGATGTTGTGGAGAGGGACAGTCCTACTGACCGTGATGATACTCCTGCACCGTCCCGAGCCGACGCACGCCtggacaacgacaacaacaacgacgacgacgaggtgGCTGCTTTCGTCCCCCACGACGTCTTGGACGAGTACCACTACACGTCCGACCGCCGCCGAAACAAGAACGGCAACGACCGGCACAATCACGACCCGCCGGCACCTGTCCAGCAGTACCTTGCCGGATGCCAAACTCCCGAACGATACCGTCTCTCCCGACCCTACTCGCCCGGAGACCGACGAAAGCAGTCGTCGGCAACAATTAGTCTTCAACCAAGGACTCAACGATCTCGCGGAATCCTGCAGTAATCCTAAAGTACAGGTCGTGACCAAAGCACAAGCGTGTCAAGACCGCTACACCGAAGCGGTACAGTCCCACACACATCCGACCGACCTCATTTCCTTCAATACCGTCCTCAAGGCCTGGACCAAGGCCGGAGCTTGTCTGGCGGAACACGCACAACACGGACACATGCTGGACGCGAACGTGCCCGTCTACACGCCCCGCGATTGTGCGCAACGGGCGCAGGATCTCCTCCAAGCCAGGGTCGCCCAACAACAGGACGTCGATACCATGTCCTACAACAGCGTCATGGACGGTTGGGCCAAATCACGTGCCGTCGAAGCACCCTTGCGCGTGGAAGAATTGCTCGCGCAACTACAGCAAGGCAGTCGACACGGTTTGTATCCCGATACACTCTCCTACAACGCCTTGGTCGACGCCTATGCCTACAGCAACAAACCGGAGCGCATGGATCGACTCGAACAGATTTGGCAAGATATGCAGCGCATGGATCAGCAACAAACGGATTCGGACGACGCCGCGTCCGTTCCTCGCGTGCGACCAACCGTACGGTCCATCAATTCTATTCTGCACGCCTACGCACGCCAAGTACCCGAAGACGCCACCTACGCACCCAAAGCCCTACAAATCCTGGTCGACATGAAACGGCAGCACGAAAAGGTCCCCGATCCCGCAGTCCAACCCGACGTGATGACCTACACCACCGTCATGGACGCCTTTGCCCGCGTCGGCAACGTCCAAGCTGCCGAACAGGCCGACCAACTCTTTAGCGAACTCCAATCGCTCTACGAATCGACCAAGAACGATCGATTCCGGCCGAGTGTCTACACTTACGTCACTTTACTCATTGCCTGGTCAAGGTCGCACGCTCCCCAAGCCACTACCCGCGCCtcggaaattttggaagccCTCCTGGCCGACCCACACGTGACCCCCAATGCCCGCGCCTTTACGGCCGTCATTGCCACCTGGGGACGCAGTAGGGATGTCCGCAAGGCCCCCAAAGCAGTTCAAATTCTGCAACGCATGAAAGCCTTGGCGACCACCAATCCTGAAGTGGCGCCGAGCCTGTACAGTTACAATAGTGCGATGGATTGTTGTGCCCGGGTCCGCGGCGATTCGGTTCAAAACACTGCGGCCCTGAAAATGGCCTTTGCTATTTTTCAGTCCCTCAACGCGGATACGGCCGTCCAAGCGAATCACGTCACGTTTGGTATATTGCTGAAAAATGCCGGGGCTTTGCTACCGGCCGGTGACGAACGGAACAAAATTGCGATTGCCGTGTTGAAAAAAGCCATGGCCGCTGGTCAAGTCGATCCGTCGGTTTTAATCAACTTCCAAAAGGCGGCCGATGCGTCGGTTGTATCGGTAACGTTGGAGCCACTGGCGGCCGGGCAAGGGCATTTGGATTTCAACAAGATTCCGGCAGCCTGGAATAAACATGTGCAAAAGTAA
- a CDS encoding predicted protein, whose amino-acid sequence MPPKSKKKDDGEDPNMRAARFGRVKNTLTMGFVGLPNVGKSSLTNLLAGAMHAEAANYPFCTIDPNVVQCIVPDKSFKYIADCWKPPSVVPAVLKVTDIAGLIKGASEGAGLGNAFLSHIAAVDGIYHLVRAFDSDEVIHVDDSVDPIRDLETIQGELCAKDRESLVKVLQLEKETVRKAKGMAKAAEPTLSDTFKEAYAKCEKLIAENTPIQTHEDFTAAEVEIIRDWGLITTKPQIYVVNLSQKNYIRKGSKWLPKINAWVKEHGGGQILPVSCDFEQVLFDLKDDPEKQKVFLDQCTEEAKAAGLKGPQAEVKSMIPRLIRAGRSALCLQSFYTAGPKEVRAWTIMKGTLAPQAAGVIHTDFERGFIKAEVCAFDDFKALHAGQPSMAKIKEAGKYRQEGKSYVMNDGDIVVFMHNVTTSKKK is encoded by the exons ATGCCTCCTAAAAGCAAGAAGAAGGATGACGGCGAAGACCCTAACATGCGTGCGGCTCGCTTTGGTCGTGTTAAGAATACCTTGACAATGGGATTTG TCGGACTTCCCAATGTCGGAAAATCTTCCCTGACAAATCTTTTGGCTGGTGCTATGCATGCGGAAGCCGCAAATTATCCTTTCTG CACAATTGATCCCAACGTGGTCCAGTGTATCGTTCCGGACAAGAGTTTCAAATACATTGCGGATTGTTGGAAGCCGCCGTCGGTTGTTCCGGCCGTCCTCAAAGTAACGGACATTGCCGGCCTCATCAAGGGAGCCTCGGAAGGCGCTGGGCTCGGAAACGCATTTCTGTCCCACATTGCGGCTGTGGATGGAATTTATCATCTCGTGCGTGcgtttgacagtgacgaagTCATCCACGTGGACGACTCAGTCGATCCCATTCGCGATTTGGAAACCATCCAGGGCGAACTCTGCGCGAAAGATCGCGAAAGCCTCGTCAAGGTTCTACAGcttgaaaaggaaacagtTCGCAAAGCCAAGGGTATGGCGAAGGCTGCCGAACCGACCTTGAGTGATACCTTCAAAGAGGCTTACGCGAAGTGCGAGAAACTCATCGCAGAGAATACTCCCATTCAGACGCACGAAGACTTTACGGCCGCAGAAGTGGAAATCATTCGGGATTGGGGACTTATCACGACCAAGCCTCAAATTTACGTGGTCAATCTTTCTCAGAAGAACTACATTCGCAAAGGATCAAAGTGGTTGCCAAAAATCAATGCCTGGGTGAAGGAGCATGGTGGTGGTCAGATTTTGCCCGTAAGTTGCGACTTTGAACAGGTTTTGTTCGATCTCAAGGACGATCCCGAAAAACAAAAGGTGTTTTTGGACCAGTgcacggaagaagccaaggcggCTGGTCTAAAGGGACCACAGGCCGAAGTCAAAAGTATGATCCCACGTCTGATCCGTGCCGGGCGCAGCGCACTGTGTTTGCAAAGTTTCTATACAGCGGGACCCAAGGAAGTGCGGGCATGGACTATTATGAAGGGTACATTAGCTCCCCAGGCGGCGGGTGTCATTCATACGGACTTTGAACGTGGATTTATCAAGGCCGAGGTCTGCGCGTTTGACGATTTTAAAGCTTTGCACGCGGGACAGCCTAGTATGGCAAAGATCAAGGAAGCCGGTAAGTATAGGCAGGAGGGAAAGAGCTACGTGATGAACGACGGTGATATTGTGGTCTTTATGCACAATGTTACAACAAGTAAGAAGAAATAA